The Impatiens glandulifera chromosome 3, dImpGla2.1, whole genome shotgun sequence genome contains a region encoding:
- the LOC124932811 gene encoding synaptonemal complex protein 2-like has protein sequence MHKLMSLAGIKSLDHLKPMPGSSFGASKSNVISSRSLSDSVSSGSFGNLKLAAEKMIKEQASSKADLDFANAKLKKLTEDIHSLEEKLQNAFNENVKLKVKHKEDEKVWKGLESKFISTKALCDQLTETFQLLVGQVQDAENSKVFLEDKISLSSAAFDALQDQLMSLSVKLESSKEAIQIYEQRLTVLRKEKEDIEKSFREEQLRDAKLLEEKVTVARNLEASLAIYRSDTEILNAKMEELDLGLRLKEDDIKHLRISEENLQKEKDDLLDSERNFSCKLDKAFQEIKNLKDFLEVLAAGLGELDQHSLNFSVKLMQLISLYDSCFKLFRNEMDLTAQFAERQYDLLLEKSQHVQAEKEVLLLTNGELINKVVELQKVQELVMVQHAEECRLAEEKVLKLECEAKTLISKGAEMELLVTKSEEKIANLSESSKSHENKMQYLLSRISTLETENQSNTEKMLTDLQNKVEEVDHLQVEMEKHEQQIDSMQKEVINLQYVMEEKEKLLLKHEDKEKELEDIKEEIKASLVDTESKLSEAKKQYDLMLESKQLELSRHLKELSQKNDQAINDIRGKFEAAELQKVNVEKEKAEKAIREVERKCEQKLEEIKEESRLYLMRTQEEHAAMITHIQHEHEEKKSSIQSRHSEELKLVQIQAANELREKITLLRNEHEVQIKALNSQNEDQCRQLQEELEIQRSKEDRQRALLQLQWKVMGNKPQEEQEVNSRKNYKISSSKIVSSGGGRRNQHDHFPVENEAKDSPYSHGAQTPVSTLMKKVEKGNSAMGMPKHSRKVTRHEYEVETANGTTITKRRKTRSTVMFGEPRKHSRRTPKAGLPKEVHKEAKVGNPHPSNIGDLFTEGSLNPYADDPYAFD, from the exons ATGCATAAGCTGATGAGTCTAGCAGGCATCAAGAGCTTGGATCACCTCAAGCCGATGCCTGGATCCTCTTTCGGAGCTTCCAAATCGAATGTGATCTCTTCTCGCTCATTGTCTGATTCCGTTTCGTCTGGAAGCTTTGGCAACTTGAAGCTCGCTGCag aaaaaatgattaaagaaCAAGCTTCCTCCAAAGCGGACCTTGATTTCGCC AATGCCAAGCTGAAGAAGTTAACGGAGGATATTCATTCATTGGAGGAGAAACTGCAGAATGCGTTTAATGAAAATGTAAAGCTCAAAGTGAAGCATAAAGAAGATGAGAAGGTTTGGAAAGGATTGGAATCTAAATTCATTTCAACCAAAGCATTATGTGATCAGCTAACTGAAACATTCCAGCTACTGGTTGGTCAGGTTCAGGATG CGGAGAACAGCAAGGTGTTTCTGGAAGATAAAATATCACTGAGTTCAGCAGCTTTTGATGCCTTGCAAGATCAGCTGATGTCACTGTCGGTGAAACTGGAGTCCTCCAAAGAAGCTATTCAAATTT ATGAGCAAAGGCTAACTGTACTCAGAAAGGAGAAAGAAGATATTGAAAAATCTTTCAGAGAGGAACAGCTTCGTGATGCCAAGCTGTTGGAAGAAAAAG TTACTGTGGCCAGAAATTTGGAAGCAAGCTTAGCAATTTATAGATCAGATACCGAAATATTGAATGCAAAGATGGAAGAGTTGGATCTTGGTTTGAGGTTGAAGGAAGACGATATAAAGCATTTGAGGATATCAGAAGAAAATTTACAAAAAGAGAAGGATGATCTTTTGGACAGTGAGAGAAATTTTTCTTGCAAATTAGACAAAGCATTTCAAGAGATAAAGAATCTTAAAGATTTCCTTGAAGTTCTAGCTGCAGGACTGGGTGAACTGGACCAACATAGTTTGAACTTTTCAGTCAAGCTTATGCAACTGATCTCCTTGTATGACTCTTGCTTTAAGTTGTTTCGGAATGAGATGGACCTTACTGCTCAATTTGCTGAGCGCCAATATGATTTACTTCTTGAGAAATCCCAGCATGTGCAAGCAGAGAAAGAAGTACTGCTATTGACAAATGGTGAACTGATCAATAAGGTTGTTGAACTTCAGAAAGTCCAGGAACTTGTGATGGTACAACATGCGGAAGAATGCCGCTTAGCGGAGGAGAAGGTTCTTAAACTAGAATGTGAAGCCAAAACTCTTATCTCTAAGGGGGCTGAAATGGAATTGTTGGTTACTAAATCAGAGGAGAAAATAGCCAACTTATCGGAAAGTTCAAAATCTCATGAGAACAAAATG CAATATCTTTTGTCCAGAATCTCAACACTAGAAACTGAAAACCAAAGTAATACAGAAAAAATGCTGACAGACCTACAGAATAAAGTGGAAGAAGTGGATCACTTGCAAGTTGAAATGGAGAAGCATGAACAACAAATAGATTCTATGCAGAAAGAAGTGATCAATCTGCAATATGTCATGGAGGAGAAGGAAAAGCTACTTCTCAAGCATGAAGACAAAGAGAAAGAGCTAGAAGATATAAAAGAAGAG ATCAAGGCTTCATTAGTTGACACTGAAAGTAAACTTTCAGAAGCGAAGAAACAATATGACCTGATGCTTGAGAGTAAACAGTTAGAGCTATCAAGGCATTTGAAAGAATTATCTCAAAAAAATGATCAG GCCATAAATGATATCAGGGGGAAGTTTGAGGCTGCAGAATTGCAGAAAGTTAACGTTGAGAAAGAAAAG GCAGAAAAAGCCATTCGGGAAGTAGAAAGAAAGTGCGAACAGAAGCTGGAAGAAATCAAGGAAGAATCGCGCCTATATCTGATGCGTACACAGGAGGAACATGCTGCCATG ATCACCCATATCCAGCACGAGCATGAGGAAAAGAAATCAAGCATCCAGTCTAGGCATAGTGAAGAGCTCAAGCTTGTTCAGATTCAAGCTGCAAATGAGCTCAGAGAA AAAATTACATTACTCAGGAATGAACATGAAGTTCAGATAAAAGCTTTAAATTCTCAGAATGAAGATCAATGCAGGCAACTCCAGGAAGAGCTGGAGATCCAAAGGTCAAAG GAGGATAGACAAAGGGCTTTACTACAGTTGCAATGGAAAGTCATGGGCAATAAGCCCCAAGAGGAGCAAGAAGTGAATTCAAGAAAG AACTACAAAATTTCGTCATCAAAGATCGTAAGCTCTGGTGGTGGTAGAAGAAATCAGCATGATCATTTTCCTGTCGAGAATGAAGCAAAG GATTCTCCTTACTCGCACGGAGCACAAACACCTGTGTCAACCTTAATGAAAAAAGTGGAAAAGGGGAACTCTGCTATGGGTATGCCTAAGCATAGTAGGAAG GTAACACGCCATGAATATGAAGTTGAAACAGCTAATGGAACGACAATAACAAAGAGAAGAAAAACTAGGAGTACTGTTATGTTTGGG GAGCCGAGAAAACATTCAAGAAGGACTCCAAAGGCAGGCCTACCTAAGGAAGTGCATAAG GAGGCAAAGGTTGGGAACCCACATCCTTCGAATATAGGGGATTTGTTTACCGAAGGGTCTCTAAATCCATATGCAGATGACCCCTATGCATTTGACTAG
- the LOC124932812 gene encoding protein PHOSPHATE-INDUCED 1-like: MASSSISQFGLQLLVVISLFHHLSNIAAASARKLIIISSNSSNSNSSSSDQSSSSNHYLHYHNGTLLTGRITIHLLWYGNFKPSQRAIISDFIASLSSSPENNLQKHPSVSTWWWKAIHNYYDFAGAPSSPGRLSLELGKQILDHNYTFGKSLSKNQIAQLAAAAANKDDNNGRNAVNVVLTADDVAVDNGFCRSKCGTHGYSNENNTNYKGKKKNYYKKSAAYIWVGNSESQCPGYCAWPFHQPPQKLKQKQNQSLITSPNNDMGMDGMVANFAGLLAATVTNPFGNGYYYYKGGEGEGDYDDDDDDDGPLEAASACTGVYAKNAYLDLLVDPIVGASYNANGANGRRYLVPAIYNPITSTCSSTHI; this comes from the coding sequence atggcTTCTTCTTCTATCAGTCAGTTCGGTCTGCAACTCTTGGTTGTAATCTCCCTCTTCCACCACCTCTCGAATATTGCTGCTGCTTCGGCCAGAAAGCTAATTATTATTAGCAGCAACAGCAGCAACAGCAACAGCAGCAGCAGCGATCAGAGCTCTTCTTCTAATCACTACTTACATTACCACAATGGCACTCTCCTCACTGGCCGAATCACAATCCATCTCTTATGGTATGGAAACTTCAAGCCCTCTCAGAGGGCAATCATTTCCGATTTTATAGCCTCTCTCTCCTCCTCACCGGAAAACAACCTGCAGAAACATCCCTCAGTCTCCACGTGGTGGTGGAAGGCCATTCACAATTACTACGATTTTGCCGGAGCCCCGTCGTCCCCCGGCCGTCTCTCCCTCGAGCTAGGCAAACAAATACTGGACCATAACTACACGTTTGGGAAGTCGTTGTCAAAGAATCAAATTGCTCAGctggcggcggcggcggcgaacAAGGACGACAACAACGGTAGAAACGCCGTCAACGTAGTCCTCACGGCTGACGACGTTGCAGTCGACAACGGTTTCTGCCGAAGCAAGTGCGGGACACACGGGTACTCGAATGAAAACAATACAAATTACAAAGGGAAAAAGAAAAACTACTACAAGAAGTCGGCGGCTTATATCTGGGTTGGTAATTCTGAGTCCCAATGTCCAGGTTATTGTGCTTGGCCTTTCCACCAGCCCCCacaaaaactaaaacaaaaacaaaatcaatcaCTAATTACATCCCCGAACAATGACATGGGCATGGACGGGATGGTAGCCAACTTTGCGGGCCTACTAGCTGcgactgtcacaaacccttttGGAAatggttattattattataagggGGGCGAGGGCGAGGGCGACTacgacgatgatgatgatgatgatggtcctTTAGAAGCTGCATCGGCCTGCACTGGGGTATATGCTAAGAACGCATACCTAGACTTGCTTGTGGACCCTATTGTAGGTGCAAGTTATAACGCCAATGGCGCCAACGGAAGAAGGTATTTGGTTCCGGCAATATATAACCCCATTACGTCAACTTGCTCCTCCACTCACATCTAA
- the LOC124932813 gene encoding thylakoid lumenal 29 kDa protein, chloroplastic encodes MAMISFISTVTFTQQLSALPSLATTSSRPLSKICCKIEADVGYDGHFSRREALKCFGLTVGMEVISSSWSFAEEAKAADLIQRRQRSEFQSSIKENLAIAIKKIPDVVPSLLTLALNDAITYDKATKSGGPNGSIRFSSEIARPENKGLLAALTFLEEAKKEIDGFSKGGPISFSDLIQLGAQSAVKSTFLASAIRKCGGNEQKGALLYTAYGSSGQWGLFDKQFGRSDAQEADPEGRVPLWEKASVQEKKDKFKAVGFGPRQLAVMSAFLGPDQIATETLLASDPEVSPWVEKYQRSRETVSQTDYEVDLITTLTKLSSLGQQINYEAYSYPVKRIELSKLKL; translated from the exons ATGGCGATGATATCCTTCATTTCCACTGTCACTTTTACTCAACAGCTTTCAGCTCTGCCATCTCTCGCCACCACTTCTTCCCGTCCATTG AGCAAGATTTGTTGCAAAATCGAAGCCGATGTAGGCTATGACGGTCATTTCAGCCGAAGAGAGGCGCTTAAGTGCTTCGGGCTAACCGTTGGCATG GAAGTAATATCAAGCTCCTGGTCATTTGCAGAGGAAGCTAAAGCAGCTGATCTCATACAACGCAGACAGCGCTCTGAGTTCCAAT CAAGTATCAAGGAAAATCTTGCAATCGCAATCAAG AAAATTCCAGATGTTGTACCATCCTTACTCACATTAGCTTTAAATGATGCTATCACCTATGATAAG GCTACAAAATCTGGAGGCCCTAATGGATCAATTCGCTTCAG TTCAGAGATTGCTAGACCAGAGAACAAAGGGCTCTTGGCTGCCCTGACGTTTTTGGAGGAAGCAAAAAAAGAGATAGATGGATTTTCCAAGGGTGGTCCTATTTCATTCTCCGATCTTATCCAGTTAGGAG CACAAAGTGCTGTAAAGTCCACCTTTCTAGCTTCAGCCATCAGGAAATGTGGTGGAAATGAACAGAAGGGAGCCTTACTATATACAGCATATGGTTCAAGTGGGCAG TGGGGCCTGTTTGATAAACAATTTGGGAGATCAGATGCTCAGGAGGCAGATCCAGAAGGGAGGGTTCCATTGTGGGAGAAAGCTAGTGTCCAGGAGAAGAAAGATAAGTTTAAAGCCGTTGGATTTGGTCCACGCCAG CTAGCCGTGATGTCTGCTTTCCTGGGGCCGGATCAAATAGCCACAGAAACCTTGCTGGCATCAGATCCGGAGGTTTCTCCATGGGTTGAAAAATACCAAAGAAGCCGAGAAACAGTTTCCCAAACTGACTATGAG GTTGACCTGATAACTACATTAACTAAATTGAGTTCCCTGGGCCAACAGATCAATTACGAGGCATACTCATATCCTGTTAAAAGAATTGAGCTCAGCAAGCTAAAACTGTAA